The genomic DNA GGCGATCAGGTCCGCCACGGCCGCGCAGATCTGTTCCGGCGGCAGGGCGGCGTCCAGGCGGTGGTGGGCGGCGGCGGCGTAGAGGGGCGCGCGCTCGGCCAGCACCCGGGCGGCCTCCTGGGCCGCGTCCAGACCCGTCAGGCTGGGGCGCTGGGCGGCCTGCGGGTCGCAGGCCAGGCGCGCGGCCAGCAGCGCGGCAGGCGCTTCCAGGTAAAGAACCACGCCCTGCGCGCGCATGTAAGCGCGGTTTTCCGCGGCCAGCACCATGCCGCCGCCCGTGGCCACCACAACGCCCCCAGGATGCGCGGCCGCGGCCGCGCGCAGGGCTGCGCTTTCCCGGCGGCGAAAGCCGGGCCAG from Desulfovibrio legallii includes the following:
- the aroL gene encoding shikimate kinase AroL, with the protein product MQENATSPSLVFLVGARASGKTTVGRVLARRLGLPFVDTDAAVAASTGKTVAEIVAAEGWPGFRRRESAALRAAAAAHPGGVVVATGGGMVLAAENRAYMRAQGVVLYLEAPAALLAARLACDPQAAQRPSLTGLDAAQEAARVLAERAPLYAAAAHHRLDAALPPEQICAAVADLIALAAERRAGCPPAPSARRAADPA